The genome window TCATGCGCGCCTACCATGAAGGCGGCCAGGTGATCATAGAGATACAGGACGACGGCGCAGGCATAGATCCTAAAAAGATCAGGGCAAAGGCCGTCGAAAAGGGGCTGCTCACCCCTGAAAAGGCGCAGGCGCTCTCGGACAGAGACGCCCTCATGCTCATATTCCAGCCCGGTTTCTCCACCGCTGAGAAGGTCACCAATATCTCGGGCCGGGGTGTAGGCATGGATGTTGTGAAGACAAATATCGAAAAACTGGGCGGTGTGGTCGACCTTCAGAGTGAACCCGGCGTCGGGACAACCGTAAAGATAAAGATCCCCTTGACGCTGGCCATCATACCGGCGCTCATAGTCAAAACAGCCGGGGAACGCTATGCCATACCCCAGGTAAACCTTGTGGAGCTGGTGCATCTGCAACCCGAGACCATCGCAAGGGATGTGCAGCTCATAGGGAATGCGGAATTCTATCGTCTTCGCGGCCAGATACTACCCCTTGTAAGACTCAGAGACATCTTCAAGCTTGGGCGGGGTGCAGACGCGGGTGCCACGACATCATCATCCAAATCCAATGCCGACAATGCCGTGACAGTCGAGGCAGCCGATCATGAAACCATGAACATAGTCGTACTGAACTCGGGGGAAAGACAGTTCGGACTCGTAGTCGATAGCATAAACGACTCTGAGGAGATCGTAGTAAAACCCCTCGGTGACCACTTGAAACACATCCCGTGTTATGCCGGCACCACTCTCATGGGAGACGGTAGGGCCGCATTGATCCTAGATGTGGTTGGCATAGCGTCCACCCTAAACCTCAGGGCCGAGGAGACACTGAAGCAGACTAAGTTGGTGGCCGAAAGCGGGGTCAAGGAAGAAGATCAGCAATTCTTGCTCCTCTTTACTGTAAATCCGGACGAATTCTTCGCCATCCCCCTCGCACTCGTAAACCGTCTAGACAAGATAAAGGCAAACCGAATCGAGCACATAAGCGGAAGGGAGGTCATTCAGTACCGCAAAAAGTCCATGCCGGTCATTCGACTGGAAAACTATCTCCCCATTTCGCCCTTGCCCGAACAGGATGAATATCACCTGATAGTCTTTAATATGAACGATAAAGACATAGCATTCCTCGTATCGAAGATCGAGGACAGTATAAATATCGCCATAAATGTAGATGAAGAGAACTTCAGGCAGGACGGCATCTTGGGCTCTGCCATCATCAGGGACCGAACCACCCTGTTTTTAGACGTATATCAAATAATAAATATGTACAACCCCGACTTCTTCATCAGATACAGGCAAGGCAGCGGTTTCCAGGGCGGCAGGATACTGCTGGCTGAAGACTCCGGTTTCTATAGAAACCTCTTGAGTTCATACCTGTCATCCGCCGGATTCGATGTGATATCCGCCGAAGACGGCCAGGATGCATGGGAAAAGCTACAGCAGGAATCCTTCGACATAGTCATCACGGACATAGAGATGCCGAGGCTGAGCGGCTTTGAACTCACCAAAAAGATAAGGGAAGACGAACGGCTGAAGACCATCCCGGTTATTGTGGTGACCTCGCTTTCCGGTGAGGATGACAAGCGACGGGCCTCCCAGGTGGGGGTGGACGCCTTCCATGCAAAACTGGAGCGGGATATGGTCCTAAAATCGGTCGAGTCGCTTCTGAACGCCCAAAAAGTTCAAAATCTTGAACAGGCCGCATAGCCAAGGTTGGAAAGTCGAAAGGAGGAAAGACAAATGGAACGGCGATCAGTAAGCGCCATACCGGCGAAGACGAATAATACAGCCCTGGCCGGTACCGACAACGGCATCGACGAAATTATAGCCGTCGAGCAGACCAGGCAGTTTGTTACATTTTATGCGGGTAAGCACTTCTTTGGCTTACCTATCGACAATGTGATAGAGATCAACCGCTGTCTCAATGTGACCCCGGTACCGCTTGCACCCGACTATGTCTCCGGGGTCGTAAACCTGAGGGGGCACATACTCACCGCCATACACCTTGGACGGCGCATAGGACTTGAAAATACAAACGAACCAAAAGAATACAACAACGTAATA of Dissulfurimicrobium hydrothermale contains these proteins:
- a CDS encoding hybrid sensor histidine kinase/response regulator: MAIENDILKDFLSECKENLELLDQQFVELEQKPEDAELIKSIFRTIHTIKGTSGFFGFTTLEAIAHFGEDILSKLRDGTIRNNEDITTMLLRAVDHIKAIIVALEQTGKEPDDLTYLDFIVELRNFAEKVIKQPARTSPSETAQTEVSGVEAGPSASTAAIEQAAATPKIPETGTEMGTESETPTPLRSEAPKKTTNASESERPESSQSVSPPPTQQHLTETHVRVDVQLLDNLMNLAGELVLSRNRLTQLANQMNNIDLLAANQHMSLIVTEMQTQIMKTRMQPIGNVFNKFPRIVRDLAKAAQKQIQLRIEGAETELDRSIIESIKDPLTHMVRNSIDHGIEPADIRIQKDKPAVGVLVMRAYHEGGQVIIEIQDDGAGIDPKKIRAKAVEKGLLTPEKAQALSDRDALMLIFQPGFSTAEKVTNISGRGVGMDVVKTNIEKLGGVVDLQSEPGVGTTVKIKIPLTLAIIPALIVKTAGERYAIPQVNLVELVHLQPETIARDVQLIGNAEFYRLRGQILPLVRLRDIFKLGRGADAGATTSSSKSNADNAVTVEAADHETMNIVVLNSGERQFGLVVDSINDSEEIVVKPLGDHLKHIPCYAGTTLMGDGRAALILDVVGIASTLNLRAEETLKQTKLVAESGVKEEDQQFLLLFTVNPDEFFAIPLALVNRLDKIKANRIEHISGREVIQYRKKSMPVIRLENYLPISPLPEQDEYHLIVFNMNDKDIAFLVSKIEDSINIAINVDEENFRQDGILGSAIIRDRTTLFLDVYQIINMYNPDFFIRYRQGSGFQGGRILLAEDSGFYRNLLSSYLSSAGFDVISAEDGQDAWEKLQQESFDIVITDIEMPRLSGFELTKKIREDERLKTIPVIVVTSLSGEDDKRRASQVGVDAFHAKLERDMVLKSVESLLNAQKVQNLEQAA
- a CDS encoding chemotaxis protein CheW, producing MERRSVSAIPAKTNNTALAGTDNGIDEIIAVEQTRQFVTFYAGKHFFGLPIDNVIEINRCLNVTPVPLAPDYVSGVVNLRGHILTAIHLGRRIGLENTNEPKEYNNVIVGRREEPISLLVEHIGDVISVPKAEIEPPPDLLAGINVKFVKEVCKLPGKLLVILDCNALESQGLSSRRRSSAGNI